In Bacteroidota bacterium, the sequence TAACTATAATTATTTCGTAAATATGTATAAAGATACCTTTCAACATGGTGGTATATCGCTCGAGGAAATGTTGATTCCTGTCGCGGTGCTGAGTACAAAATAGAATCATAACCGTTTTACAGAAACCGTCATTGCGAGCGTTCCGATAGCTATGGGAGTCCGCTTGGCAATCTCGTAGAATTGGAGACGCTCTAAAAATGAGATTGCTATCCAGAAGTTGCTCGCAATGAAGTCAAATAATCCCACAAAAAAAGCCGGACTATAATAGTTCGGCTTTTTTTGTGGGTAGAAATTAAGGAGTATTATAATCCTTTCACCTTTTCTTTGAACCGTTTCAATTGTGTTATCAATGAATCCATAGCCAAATCAAGTGCGGCTTCAAACGATTGGTGTTCGTGTTCTACAAACAGAACCTGTCCGTTCACCATCAATTTCATTTCTACTAATTTGTTGTGCTTTACCTCAACTTTTTGTAGGCGGAGGAATACCTTTAAATCTAAATGTCCATCATAGAAGGTGCGAAGTTTTTCAACTTTTGCACTGATAAAATCAAGCAATTTTTTGTCAGCGTCAAAATGGATAGATTGGATGTCAATTTTCATGTTTGGTTAAATTAAATTAAAAAATTTTGAAAACTAAAATGAGGGTTAATAAAAACCCAAGGGGCAGTGATTTGATTTTGGTCTCTTGGTTCTAATGGCTTTTAGCGGACCAGGCTGCAATGCATGTTCGAAATAAGAACATTAGCTTGACAAAACCAAATAATAATAGTCATTTATTCACGATTACTTTGCATGATGTTATGAATCACTTCATTATTTTTTCATATCCACAGATATTGATAAATTGAGGTTTTTTTCTTCATCCTTCCATTTTAAGGCAATTATAAAAACTATATAATCTATTTTTGCAGCCATATATTATATAGTTTATGAGTCTAGACACCAAGTATAACCCCGCTGCCGTTGAAGATAAATGGTATAAGCATTGGCTCGATAAAAAATTGTTCCGCTCAGTACCCGATACCCGTGAGCCCTATACCATCGTAATTCCTCCTCCAAATGTAACGGGCGTACTTCACATGGGTCACATGCTCAACAATACCATTCAGGATATGTTAATCCGCCGTGCAAGGATGCTTGGTAAAAATGCTCTTTGGGTTCCAGGAACAGATCATGCCAGTATTGCTACCGAAGCGAAAGTGGTAAAAATGTTGGATGACAAGGGAATCAAGAAGGCTGATATCAGCAGAGAAGAATTTTTGAAATATGCGTTCGAATGGAAAGATAAATATGGAGGAATTATTTTAGCACAACTTAAAAAACTAGGTGCCTCCTGCGATTGGGACCGCACAGCTTTTACCATGGACGAAGGCTACTCACGCGATGTGATAAATGTATTTATCGATTTATATAGTAAAGGATATATATACCGTGGAATTAGAATGGTGAATTGGGACCCCGCTGCTAAGACTACGGTGAGCGATGAAGAAGTGATAACTAGGCCGACGCACAACAAAATGTGTTATGTAAAATATAAGTACGAAGATGGAAGTGGTTACCTCACCGTGGCAACGGTTCGTCCTGAAACTATTATGGGCGATGTGGCTATTGCTGTGAACCCGGCAGACGAACGCTATAAACATTTGCAAGGCAAAAAAGTAATCGTTCCCTTTGTGAACCGTGCGGTTCCTATCATATTTGATGAGGCTATTGATATAGCATTTGGAACGGGTTGCTTAAAGGTTACCCCAGCTCACGATATTGTCGATTATGAAATTGGTCAACGCCATGGACTTCCTGTAATTGATTGTTTGAATGATGATGGAACTATTGCAGAAATTGCGGGGGCCTTTGTTGGGCTCGACCGTTTTGTAGCCCGCAAACAAGCCATCAAAGAACTTGAAGCAACAGGATTGCTAGAAAAAATAGAAGACTATACAAATAATGTAGGTTATAGTGAAAGGACCGATGCGGCAATAGAACCCAAACTAAGCATGCAATGGTTTTTGAAAATGAAAGAGTTCAGCAAACCTGCTTATGATGCTGTGATAAATGGGGAAGTAAATCTGATCCCAAACAAATTCATCAATACCTATAAACACTGGATGGAGAACGTGAAGGATTGGTGTCTCAGCCGCCAGCTTTGGTGGGGGCATCGGATTCCAGCATGGTACAATGAAGAAGGACATTTTGTAGTTGCGGCAACGCAGACAGAAGCTGAAGCAAAATTTAAAGCGGAAAGTAAAACATATAATAATCTTATTCAAGATGAAGACTGTCTTGATACTTGGGCATCATCATGGTTATGGCCCATTAGTGTTTTTGATGGTATAGAACATCCCGACAATCCTGAAATAAATTATTATTATCCTACCAACGACCTTGTTACCGCTCCTGAAATATTATTCTTTTGGGTAGCTCGTATGATTATGGCAGGTTACGAATACCGTGGACAAAAACCATTTAATAATGTATATTTAACTGGAATTGTTCGCGACAAGCAACGTCGTAAAATGAGTAAAAGTTTGGGCAATAGTCCCGACCCATTAGACCTTATTGCACAGTATGGTGCCGATGGTGTGAGGTTGGGTATGTTATTATGTTCGCCTGCTGGTAATGATATATTGTTTGATGAAAGCCAAGTTGAGCAAGGAAGAAATTTCAGTAACAAACTTTGGAATGCTTTCCGCTTGATAAAAAGTTGGGAAGTTGATGAAAGTATTAAAGCGGAAAATCAAGAATTATCGGTGCATTGGTTTCACAACAGATTTGATGAAGTATTAAAAGAAGTAAACGATGATTTCAATACCTTCCGTTTGAGCGAAGGTTTGATGAAAATATATAAACTCGTGTGGGACGATTTCTGCTCTTGGTATTTGGAAATGGTGAAACCTGTTTATGGCCAACCTATATCCAAATATTTATATGATGCTACTATTATAATCTTTGATTCTATTCTTCGTTTATTGCATCCTATTATGCCATTTATTAGTGAAGAGCTTTGGCAAGAATTGC encodes:
- the raiA gene encoding ribosome-associated translation inhibitor RaiA, producing MKIDIQSIHFDADKKLLDFISAKVEKLRTFYDGHLDLKVFLRLQKVEVKHNKLVEMKLMVNGQVLFVEHEHQSFEAALDLAMDSLITQLKRFKEKVKGL
- a CDS encoding valine--tRNA ligase: MSLDTKYNPAAVEDKWYKHWLDKKLFRSVPDTREPYTIVIPPPNVTGVLHMGHMLNNTIQDMLIRRARMLGKNALWVPGTDHASIATEAKVVKMLDDKGIKKADISREEFLKYAFEWKDKYGGIILAQLKKLGASCDWDRTAFTMDEGYSRDVINVFIDLYSKGYIYRGIRMVNWDPAAKTTVSDEEVITRPTHNKMCYVKYKYEDGSGYLTVATVRPETIMGDVAIAVNPADERYKHLQGKKVIVPFVNRAVPIIFDEAIDIAFGTGCLKVTPAHDIVDYEIGQRHGLPVIDCLNDDGTIAEIAGAFVGLDRFVARKQAIKELEATGLLEKIEDYTNNVGYSERTDAAIEPKLSMQWFLKMKEFSKPAYDAVINGEVNLIPNKFINTYKHWMENVKDWCLSRQLWWGHRIPAWYNEEGHFVVAATQTEAEAKFKAESKTYNNLIQDEDCLDTWASSWLWPISVFDGIEHPDNPEINYYYPTNDLVTAPEILFFWVARMIMAGYEYRGQKPFNNVYLTGIVRDKQRRKMSKSLGNSPDPLDLIAQYGADGVRLGMLLCSPAGNDILFDESQVEQGRNFSNKLWNAFRLIKSWEVDESIKAENQELSVHWFHNRFDEVLKEVNDDFNTFRLSEGLMKIYKLVWDDFCSWYLEMVKPVYGQPISKYLYDATIIIFDSILRLLHPIMPFISEELWQELQPRKEGDSICIAAWPTEFNSAKVDAEKALQLISEVRAFRNSKGISPKEAVELYIIAQNQNDYNKFETLIAKLANVSSLIYTKEKLQGAYSFLIHTDEAFIPVELDKDAETKRIAEEINYLEGFLKSVEVKLSNERFMANAKPDVIEKELQKKADAENKLLTLKEQLGMLV